From one Halosimplex rubrum genomic stretch:
- a CDS encoding LEA type 2 family protein, which produces MSEDGPGGAGGGGSAGGTDPDDLSDAATVTDSELTTVARTRARLGALVSTWPRRIATGLGALVGLFVLLYLLGIVGAPAAGLVDRGDWGEVTDERTEVVTTVWVDNPNPVGVSLGDTVTADYDISLNDVLLAAGTKSNITVPRGNSTEQLRTDVLNDHLADWWVRYVRANETVTVDANATLRVNTPIPVTYDVRRNRTMLTESTPVIDSLSASANRTSGTYTRSVGASQASDSILEDAGLSEASTLTVGYEIERGWATWGNVTADRTTVVFHLRVHNPGDVPVPGSPEGIGVGIDLNDIPTFEADGGSLSARNTESPLLIQPNETREVAFAVTMDNDRVDEWFTSHVRNGERTTVESRVQLVLANPVTGDALRIPRDSTTVYDCSFRTAILIDDANTTSDCEPPSVPSGP; this is translated from the coding sequence ATGTCAGAGGACGGGCCAGGCGGTGCGGGCGGCGGGGGGTCCGCGGGCGGGACCGACCCCGACGATCTGTCCGACGCGGCGACCGTGACCGACTCGGAGCTGACGACCGTCGCGAGGACGCGGGCGCGGCTCGGCGCGCTCGTCAGCACCTGGCCGCGGCGGATCGCGACCGGGCTGGGCGCGCTGGTCGGGCTGTTCGTCCTGCTGTACCTGCTGGGGATCGTCGGCGCGCCGGCCGCGGGGCTGGTCGACCGCGGCGACTGGGGCGAAGTCACCGACGAGCGCACCGAGGTCGTCACGACGGTCTGGGTCGACAACCCCAACCCCGTCGGCGTCTCGCTGGGGGACACCGTCACCGCCGACTACGACATCTCACTCAACGACGTGTTGCTCGCGGCGGGGACGAAGTCGAACATCACCGTTCCGAGGGGCAACAGCACCGAGCAGCTACGGACGGACGTGCTGAACGACCACCTCGCCGACTGGTGGGTCAGGTACGTCCGGGCGAACGAGACGGTCACCGTCGACGCCAACGCGACGCTCCGGGTGAACACGCCGATCCCGGTGACCTACGACGTCCGCCGGAACCGGACGATGCTGACCGAGTCGACGCCGGTCATCGACTCGCTGTCGGCCTCGGCCAACCGGACCAGCGGCACCTACACGCGCTCGGTCGGCGCGAGCCAGGCGTCCGATTCGATACTGGAGGACGCCGGCCTGAGCGAGGCCAGCACCCTCACCGTCGGCTACGAGATCGAACGCGGGTGGGCAACGTGGGGGAACGTGACCGCCGACCGGACGACGGTCGTCTTCCACTTGCGGGTCCACAACCCCGGCGACGTGCCCGTGCCGGGCTCGCCGGAGGGGATCGGCGTCGGCATCGACCTCAACGACATCCCGACGTTCGAGGCCGACGGCGGGTCGCTCTCGGCGCGCAACACCGAGTCACCGCTGTTGATCCAGCCGAACGAGACGCGGGAGGTCGCCTTCGCGGTGACGATGGACAACGACCGCGTCGACGAGTGGTTCACCAGCCACGTCCGCAACGGCGAGCGCACGACCGTCGAGTCGCGGGTCCAGCTCGTCCTCGCCAACCCCGTGACCGGCGACGCGCTGCGGATCCCCCGCGACTCGACCACCGTCTACGACTGCTCGTTCCGGACGGCCATCCTGATCGACGACGCGAACACCACCTCCGACTGCGAACCGCCGAGCGTTCCCAGCGGGCCCTGA
- a CDS encoding DUF5786 family protein produces MSMGAFDEVEYERRERKNSEVEVSDDDRRTEYRGEVEYDSDESTEELLDQFKAINS; encoded by the coding sequence ATGTCGATGGGTGCATTCGACGAAGTTGAGTACGAACGCCGGGAACGCAAGAACAGCGAGGTCGAGGTGAGCGACGACGACCGGCGGACGGAGTACCGCGGCGAGGTGGAGTACGACAGCGACGAGTCGACGGAGGAGCTGCTCGACCAGTTCAAGGCGATAAATTCGTAA
- a CDS encoding cytochrome C oxidase subunit IV family protein, producing the protein MSRFKLYTGIFVVLMALSTTQALVERTGLVDFDAPGTYWTAFGVILALSFVKATFVATYYMHLRWEPRSVTYLFLGGLFVALALTTAAAYSIL; encoded by the coding sequence ATGTCACGATTCAAACTGTACACCGGCATATTCGTGGTACTGATGGCCCTGTCGACGACGCAGGCGCTCGTCGAGCGGACGGGACTGGTCGACTTCGACGCGCCCGGGACTTACTGGACCGCGTTCGGCGTCATCCTCGCCCTGTCGTTCGTCAAGGCGACGTTCGTCGCCACCTACTACATGCACCTCCGGTGGGAGCCTCGGTCGGTCACCTACCTGTTCCTCGGCGGGCTGTTCGTCGCGCTCGCGCTGACGACCGCCGCGGCCTACTCCATCCTCTGA
- the coxB gene encoding cytochrome c oxidase subunit II, whose amino-acid sequence MVDVGGAVAGDTVLAGASGIRAPAEVFESIFVAFLGLGTLVGVVVISYTLYNAYKYRYREDEDPAPDADRPEVGELPEGGGKGKKLFLSFGISAFIVLSLVIWTYASLLYVEGKPTEVQQNGGDVMTVAVDGFRFGWQFTYPNGAQASTLRVPTDTVVNLSVTSQDVFHNFGIPELRAKADAIPGQTTNAWFVAEEPGRYQANCYEICGEGHSGMTAQVEAMNESAFDEWYATTEPANASAESEAASNGTATASDGTPGALAPVRAGGAP is encoded by the coding sequence ATGGTAGATGTTGGTGGCGCGGTGGCCGGCGACACCGTCCTGGCGGGGGCCAGCGGCATCCGGGCGCCGGCGGAGGTGTTCGAAAGCATCTTCGTCGCCTTCCTCGGACTGGGGACGCTGGTCGGGGTCGTCGTCATCTCCTACACGCTGTACAACGCCTACAAGTACCGCTATCGCGAGGACGAGGACCCCGCGCCCGACGCGGACCGGCCGGAGGTCGGCGAACTCCCGGAGGGCGGGGGCAAGGGCAAGAAGCTGTTCCTCTCGTTCGGCATCAGCGCGTTCATCGTCCTCTCGCTGGTGATCTGGACGTACGCGTCGCTGTTGTACGTCGAGGGCAAGCCGACGGAAGTCCAGCAGAACGGGGGTGACGTGATGACGGTGGCGGTCGACGGGTTCCGCTTCGGCTGGCAGTTCACCTACCCCAACGGCGCCCAGGCGAGCACGCTCCGCGTCCCGACGGACACGGTGGTCAACCTCTCGGTGACGTCGCAGGACGTGTTCCACAACTTCGGCATACCGGAGTTGCGCGCGAAGGCCGACGCGATCCCCGGCCAGACGACGAACGCGTGGTTCGTCGCCGAGGAACCCGGTCGGTACCAGGCCAACTGCTACGAGATCTGCGGCGAGGGCCACTCCGGCATGACCGCGCAGGTCGAGGCGATGAACGAGTCGGCCTTCGACGAGTGGTACGCGACCACGGAGCCGGCGAACGCGAGCGCCGAAAGCGAGGCGGCGAGTAACGGAACCGCGACCGCGAGCGACGGAACGCCGGGCGCGCTCGCCCCCGTACGGGCGGGAGGTGCGCCGTGA
- a CDS encoding DUF6789 family protein has product MADTRELEERGVEGEEFDDPTVVDDDFDRLFGIVADGVVGAAGGLVGTALMTVVLLIGESFGVFTRASFATVTEMVGLEGLFPPVTAGYVLFVLAGMFPWPLLFASLKDYLPGGRDPVHGIYFGTALWTGFVFAFYDGYAGLALVGYLAVTLVAHWVYGIGLGAVFEYLSTRPDTLV; this is encoded by the coding sequence ATGGCAGACACACGGGAGTTGGAGGAGCGGGGGGTCGAGGGGGAGGAGTTCGACGACCCGACAGTGGTCGACGACGACTTCGACCGGCTGTTCGGTATCGTCGCGGACGGCGTCGTCGGGGCGGCGGGGGGGCTCGTCGGGACGGCGCTGATGACGGTCGTCCTGCTCATCGGCGAGAGCTTCGGCGTGTTCACGCGCGCGTCGTTCGCGACGGTCACCGAGATGGTCGGTCTGGAAGGCCTGTTCCCGCCGGTGACCGCCGGGTACGTGCTGTTCGTCCTCGCGGGGATGTTCCCCTGGCCGCTACTGTTCGCCTCGCTCAAGGACTACCTGCCGGGCGGCCGCGACCCCGTCCACGGGATCTACTTCGGGACCGCGCTGTGGACCGGGTTCGTCTTCGCGTTCTACGACGGCTACGCCGGCCTCGCGCTGGTCGGCTACCTCGCCGTCACGCTCGTCGCCCACTGGGTCTACGGGATCGGTCTCGGCGCTGTCTTCGAGTACCTCTCGACGCGTCCCGACACGCTCGTCTGA
- a CDS encoding cbb3-type cytochrome c oxidase subunit I has product MSSVKRWFVTTNHKDIGILYTITALFFLVLGGVLAMLMRVQLWSPGAGVLSAGAYNQAVSAHGLLMVFWFISPFAFGFANYLVPLQIGADDLAFPRLNAMSYWAYLFSGLLFIASFFQGGTFDGGWTMYAPLNLPTYMPNIGGTTVVLALIMFIAAVTMGSVNFLTTMYRMRAEGLRMRDLPMFSMSILLTVWMMLFAFAALLAALMILAAEHLFGVTYFSAEGGTLLWTHLFWFFGHPEVYIVFFPALGIMAECFQTFTGQRIVGRKWFVLAMVLVALQSFVVWMHHMFLTGINLEIKTLFMVTTIGISLPFDLMVFSLIYTMIKGRIRFTTPFLFSLGALILFIIGGITGVFLGAVVLDYEFRGTYWVVAHFHYVMVGGATGLFAGVYYWFPKMTGRMYDETLGKLHFALYFVGFNLLYFPLFVAWETPRRVFDYAPGLTSWHQVASIGGFVLGASFLVMFYNLFKSMAVGEEVGDNPWEYSTTAEWAVSSPPPLENFPGKPSYASGELSFRDEPELTADGSGDGKPVVSVSPRSDGGVASGASETSSGPRSDGGSVRTEGATAGGGTGLVGGTGTATPAAAGTATTHGEERHADHASFWPFVVCFAGFLTFLGVSGIRSGGVYPGLTAVGAVLSAVGFVGFANESFYVPEPTVAEQWPFGGVENMKLGMWTFLASDVVLFGGFVGSYLFLRVANGWMHWHHAFIPEAHVTFPGLVNTYLLLASSFAVVLSLVAAHRNSSRGVVASLTVTWLLGVGFLINKGMEWQHLFHISTEAFPNGWAVGTNVASSTFYLTTGLHGAHVIVGLVMLLYMIPRAWRGAYLDDDSSLEYFGLYWHFVDIVWLFLFPLFYIL; this is encoded by the coding sequence ATGAGTTCGGTCAAGCGGTGGTTCGTCACGACCAATCACAAGGACATCGGCATCCTCTACACGATCACCGCCCTCTTCTTCCTCGTCCTCGGCGGCGTGCTCGCGATGCTGATGCGCGTCCAGCTGTGGAGCCCCGGCGCGGGCGTCCTCAGCGCCGGCGCGTACAACCAGGCCGTCTCCGCCCACGGCCTGCTGATGGTGTTCTGGTTCATCTCGCCGTTCGCCTTCGGCTTCGCCAACTACCTCGTCCCCCTCCAGATCGGCGCCGACGACCTCGCCTTCCCGCGGCTCAACGCGATGAGCTACTGGGCGTACCTCTTTTCGGGACTCCTGTTCATCGCTTCCTTCTTCCAGGGCGGCACGTTCGACGGCGGCTGGACGATGTACGCGCCGCTCAATCTCCCCACCTACATGCCCAACATCGGCGGGACGACGGTCGTGCTGGCGCTGATCATGTTCATCGCCGCGGTGACGATGGGGTCGGTCAACTTCCTGACGACGATGTACCGCATGCGCGCCGAGGGGCTGCGGATGCGCGACCTGCCGATGTTCTCGATGTCGATTCTCCTGACGGTGTGGATGATGCTCTTTGCCTTCGCGGCGCTGCTGGCGGCGCTGATGATCCTCGCCGCCGAGCACCTCTTCGGCGTGACCTACTTCTCCGCGGAGGGCGGGACGCTGCTGTGGACCCACCTGTTCTGGTTCTTCGGCCACCCCGAGGTGTACATCGTCTTCTTCCCCGCGCTGGGGATCATGGCCGAGTGCTTCCAGACGTTCACCGGCCAGCGCATCGTCGGCCGCAAGTGGTTCGTCCTCGCGATGGTGCTCGTCGCGCTGCAGAGCTTCGTCGTCTGGATGCATCACATGTTCCTGACCGGGATCAACCTGGAGATCAAGACCCTGTTCATGGTCACGACCATCGGCATCTCGCTGCCGTTCGACCTGATGGTCTTCTCGCTGATCTACACGATGATCAAGGGCCGCATCCGCTTCACCACCCCCTTCCTCTTCTCGCTCGGGGCGCTCATCCTGTTCATCATCGGCGGGATCACCGGCGTCTTCCTCGGCGCGGTCGTGCTCGACTACGAGTTCCGGGGCACCTACTGGGTGGTCGCGCACTTCCACTACGTGATGGTCGGCGGCGCGACCGGCCTGTTCGCCGGCGTCTACTACTGGTTCCCGAAGATGACCGGGCGGATGTACGACGAGACCCTCGGAAAGCTCCACTTCGCGCTGTACTTCGTCGGGTTCAACCTCCTCTATTTCCCGCTGTTCGTCGCCTGGGAGACCCCCCGCCGGGTGTTCGACTACGCGCCCGGCCTGACGAGCTGGCACCAGGTCGCCTCGATCGGCGGGTTCGTCCTCGGGGCTTCGTTCCTCGTCATGTTCTACAACCTCTTCAAGAGCATGGCCGTCGGCGAGGAGGTCGGCGACAACCCCTGGGAGTACTCGACCACCGCGGAGTGGGCCGTCTCCTCGCCGCCGCCGCTGGAGAACTTCCCCGGGAAACCCAGCTACGCGAGCGGCGAACTCTCCTTCCGCGACGAGCCCGAACTGACCGCGGACGGCAGCGGCGACGGCAAGCCCGTCGTCTCGGTATCCCCGCGGTCCGACGGCGGTGTCGCGAGCGGAGCGAGCGAAACCTCGTCGGGCCCACGGTCCGACGGCGGGAGCGTCCGCACGGAGGGCGCCACCGCCGGCGGCGGGACCGGCCTCGTCGGCGGCACGGGGACCGCGACGCCGGCCGCGGCGGGCACCGCGACGACCCACGGCGAGGAGCGCCACGCCGACCACGCGAGCTTCTGGCCGTTCGTCGTCTGCTTCGCCGGCTTCCTCACCTTCCTCGGGGTCTCGGGGATCCGGAGCGGCGGCGTCTATCCGGGCCTCACGGCCGTCGGCGCCGTCTTGAGCGCGGTCGGCTTCGTCGGCTTCGCTAACGAATCGTTCTACGTCCCGGAGCCGACCGTCGCGGAACAGTGGCCGTTCGGCGGGGTCGAGAACATGAAGCTGGGGATGTGGACGTTCCTGGCCTCTGACGTGGTCCTGTTCGGCGGGTTCGTCGGTTCGTACCTGTTCCTGCGGGTCGCCAACGGCTGGATGCACTGGCACCACGCGTTCATCCCGGAGGCCCACGTCACGTTCCCCGGGCTGGTCAACACGTACCTGCTGCTGGCGAGCAGTTTCGCGGTCGTGCTCTCGCTGGTCGCCGCCCACAGAAACTCCAGCCGGGGCGTCGTTGCCAGCCTCACCGTGACGTGGCTGCTCGGCGTCGGCTTCCTGATCAACAAGGGCATGGAGTGGCAGCACCTGTTCCACATCTCGACGGAAGCGTTCCCCAACGGCTGGGCGGTCGGGACGAACGTCGCCTCCTCTACCTTCTACCTCACCACCGGGCTCCACGGCGCCCACGTCATCGTCGGGCTGGTCATGCTGCTGTACATGATCCCGCGGGCCTGGCGGGGCGCGTACCTCGACGACGACTCCAGCCTGGAGTACTTCGGCCTGTACTGGCACTTCGTCGACATCGTCTGGCTGTTCCTGTTCCCGCTCTTTTACATCCTGTAA
- a CDS encoding NAD(P)H-binding protein: MHVLVTGATGFVGGRLVPALTSAGHEVRALVRDPSAYDPPPGVEVVQGDLLEPGTLASAFEGIEAAYYLVHSMRAGDDFEERDRSAAGNFAAVASDAGVERVVYLGGLGEDGDDLSPHLRSRREVEMILADADYALTTLRAAVIVGDGSASFRMVRQLVRRLPLMVTPRWVRNECQPIAVDDVVAYLVGVLDAPETAGETYGIGGPDVLTYREMLARTAEAMGRRRPLVLSVPVLTPKLSSYWIGLVTDVPTAVARPLVLGLKNPVVVTDDAIRDHVPVELTTFDDAVRKALAPDAGTPSPAPGGNPTAGERGGRR, encoded by the coding sequence ATGCACGTGCTCGTCACGGGAGCGACGGGGTTCGTCGGGGGGCGGCTCGTCCCCGCGCTGACCAGCGCCGGCCACGAGGTGCGGGCGCTGGTCCGTGACCCGTCGGCCTACGACCCGCCGCCGGGCGTCGAGGTGGTTCAGGGCGACCTGCTCGAACCGGGGACGCTCGCGTCGGCGTTCGAGGGGATCGAGGCCGCCTACTACCTCGTCCACTCGATGCGGGCGGGCGACGACTTCGAGGAGCGCGACCGCAGCGCGGCAGGCAACTTCGCCGCGGTCGCGAGCGACGCGGGCGTCGAGCGGGTCGTCTACCTCGGCGGGCTCGGCGAGGACGGCGACGACCTCTCGCCGCACCTGCGCTCGCGCCGGGAGGTCGAGATGATCCTCGCCGACGCCGACTACGCGCTGACGACGCTGCGAGCGGCGGTCATCGTCGGCGACGGCAGCGCCAGCTTCCGGATGGTCCGCCAACTCGTCCGTCGCCTGCCGCTGATGGTCACCCCGCGGTGGGTGCGAAACGAGTGCCAGCCCATCGCCGTCGACGACGTGGTCGCGTACCTCGTCGGCGTCCTCGACGCGCCCGAGACCGCCGGCGAGACCTACGGGATCGGCGGCCCCGACGTGTTGACCTACCGCGAGATGCTCGCCCGGACCGCCGAGGCGATGGGCCGGCGCCGGCCGCTGGTCCTCTCGGTGCCCGTCCTCACGCCGAAACTGTCCTCGTACTGGATCGGGCTGGTGACCGACGTGCCGACCGCCGTGGCGCGCCCGCTCGTCCTCGGGCTGAAGAACCCGGTGGTCGTCACCGACGACGCCATCCGCGACCACGTCCCCGTCGAGCTGACGACGTTCGACGACGCCGTCCGGAAGGCGCTCGCGCCCGACGCGGGGACGCCCAGCCCCGCTCCCGGCGGGAACCCGACGGCCGGCGAGCGCGGAGGGCGGCGCTGA
- a CDS encoding YkgJ family cysteine cluster protein, whose translation MEVNCEGCAGCCLDWRALAPDDADHGHERRGRYRPLDDIDNLAPVSSDEVRAFLAEGLASALVARLFRIDDGPSVAVGGVEVAALGGRPAFLVGLRKVPKPVAPFGAESRWLPTCAFLDPVTLQCRIHDSGVYPETCSTYPGDNLALDAETECERVERAHGGERLVDDDPPEDADPVLGPGAVGARVFAHPDVDRIEGAVERLAAGEATRADHAEFVAVAAASAPGTLTVSDERCERARERALEADSWVGGAVAEWTDRADGEPPDPGVAATVEGDRGAPPTPGWDDRPDR comes from the coding sequence ATGGAGGTGAACTGCGAGGGGTGTGCCGGGTGCTGTCTCGACTGGCGGGCGTTGGCGCCCGACGACGCCGACCACGGCCACGAGCGCCGCGGGCGATACCGGCCGCTCGACGATATCGACAACCTCGCGCCAGTGTCGAGCGACGAGGTGCGGGCGTTCCTCGCCGAGGGTCTCGCGAGCGCGCTGGTCGCCCGCCTGTTCCGCATCGACGACGGCCCGAGCGTCGCCGTCGGCGGCGTCGAGGTCGCCGCCCTCGGCGGCCGCCCCGCCTTCCTCGTCGGCCTGCGGAAGGTCCCCAAACCCGTCGCGCCCTTCGGCGCCGAGTCCCGCTGGCTCCCGACGTGCGCCTTCCTCGACCCGGTGACGCTCCAGTGTCGCATCCACGACAGCGGCGTCTACCCCGAGACGTGCTCGACCTATCCGGGGGACAACCTCGCACTCGACGCCGAGACGGAGTGCGAACGCGTCGAGCGCGCCCACGGCGGCGAGCGACTGGTCGACGACGACCCGCCCGAGGACGCCGACCCGGTTCTGGGTCCGGGGGCGGTGGGCGCGCGCGTGTTCGCTCACCCCGACGTCGACCGGATCGAGGGCGCGGTCGAACGGCTCGCGGCGGGCGAGGCGACGCGGGCCGACCACGCGGAGTTCGTCGCCGTCGCCGCCGCATCGGCCCCGGGGACGCTCACCGTCAGCGACGAGCGCTGCGAGCGAGCGCGCGAGCGGGCGCTCGAGGCCGACTCCTGGGTCGGCGGCGCCGTCGCGGAGTGGACCGACCGGGCCGACGGGGAGCCCCCCGACCCCGGGGTCGCCGCGACCGTCGAGGGCGACCGCGGCGCGCCGCCGACGCCCGGGTGGGACGACCGGCCGGATCGGTGA
- a CDS encoding DUF5784 family protein, whose translation MAGPVRFRRSTGRWDEDRVRRDLLAPLDDRFGARLTTPKIDGPREYHARRIEMDNGDLALFAWNDDGAYWLGNTETPETLWRTDKETFDEAPFEVARWAQRELTYDLQRQAPWLAAYEYLAWFFLPVLFSKDGRETTRAFFDRDAAGFPDATREEGLAFYERLLKTGVLDDHRYTMAAKLGTSERDEFARMRATMGEFDAAKLLADAAIPFVPESEQDSGHALDFAVETPGGERLVEVTRPMAPRNRPAGTAIAALRRTVDSKTRDQLAIHDDAVLLVDCTSFRDDEWNPIRAERPSVGYRPTVVFRYRPDGRCEGYRHGDVPLDLDGAIEWV comes from the coding sequence ATGGCCGGACCGGTTCGCTTTCGGCGGTCGACCGGGCGCTGGGACGAGGACAGGGTCAGGCGGGACCTGCTCGCCCCGCTCGACGACCGCTTCGGCGCCCGACTGACGACGCCGAAGATCGACGGACCTCGCGAGTATCACGCCCGTCGGATCGAGATGGACAACGGCGACCTGGCCCTGTTCGCCTGGAACGACGACGGCGCCTACTGGCTGGGCAACACCGAGACGCCCGAGACGCTGTGGCGCACCGACAAGGAGACCTTCGACGAGGCGCCCTTCGAGGTGGCCCGCTGGGCCCAGCGCGAGCTCACATACGACCTCCAGCGACAGGCCCCCTGGCTCGCTGCCTACGAGTACCTCGCCTGGTTCTTCCTCCCCGTGCTGTTTTCGAAGGACGGCCGGGAGACCACCCGCGCCTTCTTCGACCGCGACGCCGCGGGTTTCCCCGACGCCACCCGCGAGGAGGGCCTGGCGTTCTACGAGCGCCTGCTCAAGACCGGCGTCCTCGACGACCACCGCTACACCATGGCCGCCAAGCTCGGCACCAGCGAGCGCGACGAGTTCGCCCGCATGCGGGCCACCATGGGCGAGTTCGACGCCGCCAAGCTGCTCGCCGACGCCGCGATCCCGTTCGTCCCCGAGTCCGAACAGGACTCGGGCCACGCGCTCGATTTCGCCGTCGAGACGCCGGGCGGCGAGCGACTCGTCGAGGTCACCCGCCCGATGGCCCCGCGGAACCGCCCCGCCGGCACCGCCATCGCCGCGCTGCGGCGCACCGTCGACTCCAAGACCCGCGACCAGCTCGCCATCCACGACGACGCCGTCCTCCTCGTCGACTGCACCTCCTTCCGCGACGACGAGTGGAACCCCATCCGCGCCGAGCGCCCCTCCGTCGGCTACCGGCCCACCGTCGTCTTCCGCTACCGCCCCGACGGCCGCTGCGAGGGCTATCGCCACGGCGACGTGCCCCTCGATCTGGACGGCGCCATCGAGTGGGTGTGA
- a CDS encoding DUF7530 family protein, which translates to MSTGSASDDATAGDPAPDGGATDDAATDRLVPEYGETWVYESIFGALPGIDISERLALAIQFSLFEVGVLILAWYYGLADGAVAGTAAVVVATAGSVEMLRISKHVRRADPPEPYRRLLFGSSIEVVLGVLAFVALLTYLFVVDPRSARPLATSLLGPEPPLPATYLTLLILWDVCYRIGTGWWASVAALWRSARFRFSPEQTRALARADLETMGFGLLQLLLVPFLVDHTVLLAAVVGHVLAVATVTTLSLVVLYSRTEGTDPITNLSP; encoded by the coding sequence ATGAGCACCGGTTCGGCGTCCGACGACGCGACGGCCGGCGACCCGGCGCCCGACGGTGGGGCGACCGACGACGCCGCGACCGACCGCCTCGTCCCGGAGTACGGCGAGACGTGGGTGTACGAGAGCATCTTCGGCGCGCTCCCGGGGATCGACATCTCCGAGCGGCTGGCGCTGGCGATCCAGTTCTCGCTGTTCGAGGTCGGAGTACTGATCCTGGCGTGGTACTACGGCCTCGCGGACGGCGCCGTCGCCGGGACCGCCGCGGTCGTCGTCGCCACCGCCGGCAGCGTCGAGATGCTCCGGATCAGCAAACACGTCCGACGGGCCGACCCGCCCGAGCCCTACCGCCGGCTGCTGTTCGGCTCCAGCATCGAGGTCGTCCTCGGCGTCCTGGCGTTCGTCGCCCTGCTAACCTACCTGTTCGTCGTCGACCCGCGCTCGGCCCGCCCGCTCGCGACGAGTCTGCTCGGGCCCGAACCGCCGCTTCCGGCGACGTACCTCACCCTCCTGATCCTCTGGGACGTGTGTTACCGCATCGGCACCGGCTGGTGGGCCAGCGTCGCCGCGCTGTGGCGGTCGGCCCGCTTCCGCTTTTCCCCCGAGCAGACCCGCGCGCTGGCCCGTGCCGACCTGGAGACGATGGGCTTCGGCCTCCTCCAGTTGCTGCTGGTCCCGTTCCTGGTTGACCACACCGTTCTGCTGGCGGCCGTCGTCGGCCACGTCCTCGCGGTCGCGACCGTCACGACGCTGTCACTGGTCGTCCTCTACAGTCGGACAGAAGGGACCGACCCGATTACGAATTTATCGCCTTGA